The genomic window CACCCGTCTCGCGTGCCTTGTCGCTGTTGGTCAGGCCGGCGCGCGACAGGGTGGTGTTGGAAACGATCACACCTTCGATGGCATGGGCCAGCGCCATTTCGGCGACGTCGTCGAGCGCGGCTTCATCCAGATCCGGCGCGATCTTGAGAAACACCGAGAGGCGCTTGCCCGTGATGCTGGCGGCAGCTTCGCGCGCAGCGGTCACTGATTTCAGCAGTTCGGCCAGGCTTTCGCGCGCCTGCAGGTCGCGAAGGCCGGGTGTGTTCGGCGAGGAAACATTGATCGTGAAATAGTCGGCGACCGTCGCGAAGGTCTTGATGCCGGCCGCGTAATCGGCAACGCGGTCGTCGCTGTCCTTGTTGGCGCCGATGTTCACGCCGACGATACCTGCCCGGCGCGAGCGCTTCTTGAGCCTAGCTAACGCCGCCTCATGTCCGCGATTGTTGAAGCCGAGCCGGTTGATCACGGCTTCGTCCTCCGGCAGCCGGAAGATGCGGGGCTGCGGGTTTCCCGCCTGCGGCTTCGGGGTCACCGTGCCGATTTCGACGAAGCCGAAGCCGAGCTGCAGAAGCGCATTCGGCACTTCCGCGTCCTTGTCGAAACCGGCGGCCATGCCAATCGGGTTCGGCAGGATCAGATTGGCGACACGTGTTTCCAGACGCTTGTCGCGCACCGGGGGCGGGGCAGGCACCAGGCCTGCCGACAGCGCCCGAATGGCCAGTCCATGCGCCGTTTCAGGCTGCAACAGAAACAGAAGCTGGCGGCCGATATCGGCGGTGAAAGACATCAGGCGTCCAGTGCCGGAAAATTGTGGGAGCCGTCGGCGTTCAGCGGCAAAGGCTTCACCCAGAGCACGGCCGACAATTCCAGCGGCGTATAGAGATGCGGAAAGAGCTGCCCGCCGCGGGACGGTTCATAGACCAGATGATCGCCGAGCTGTTCGGAATCGATCGCGACGAGCACCAGATCGTCCTGGCCCTGGAAATGCTTGGCCGCCGTCTCGCGAACCTGATCGGCTGTGGAGAAATGGATATAACCGTCGATGAGATCGATCGGCGCACCGACGAATTGGCCCGCGGCTTCGGCTGCTTCCCAAAGCGGGCGCGGCGCGATCTTGTAGATCGGTGCTGTCATGCGAGTCCCTTCGCGTGTAACGATCCGGATATCCTATTTCGGACGCGTTTCAATGGGCATAGTGACTGTGATTAAGCAATTGGAGGCGACGATGTTGCACAAATTTCCCGCCGCCGCGCTGATCCTCGGCCTTTTGGCGGGCCCCGCGGTCGCGCAGGACGATGGGCGCTACTCCATGGAGCGTACCGAAGATGGCTTCGTGCGCATGGATCGGCAGACCGGCGAAGTCTCGGTCTGTCGCGAGCAGGGCGAGGATCTCGTGTGCCGGCTGGCGGCCGACGATCGGCAGGCCTTCGAGACGGATCTCGACGCGCTGTCTGACCGAGTCACGGCGCTCGAGGAGCGGCTTGCAGAGTTGTCCTCGGCCGATCTGCCGCCCGAGGAAGAGATCGACCGTGCGATGGGCATCATGGAAAGCTTCATGCGCCGCTTCTTCGGCATGATCCAGGAATTCCAGCAGGAGCTGGGCACGACCGAGGACGGCACCCGCACCTGATCGCTATGTGGCGAGCGCCGCATCGATCCGGCTGTTGAGGAAGGTTTCTATCCGCTCCCGGCTCGCTTCGGCCAGCTTCGTTTCGAAGCTCTGGAAGACGTGACAGCCGCCTGGCGCAATGTCGATCTCGGCCGTGTTGCCGGCAGCCAGCCAGCGGGCTGCCATAAAAAGCGTGTCGTCGATCAAAAGGTCTGCGGTTCCGCAGGAAAACAATGCCGGCGGCATGTCGGCCAAGTCGGCAAAGAGCGGTGAAACGGCGGGGTCGCGCCGGTCGATCGTTGCCGGCACGAAATTCTCGACGAATTTTTCCACGTCCCGGGTGTTGAGGATCAGCTTGTCGCTGCCCCAGTTCCGCACGCTCGGAGTAAGCGACAGATCAAAACAGCCCGCCGTGAGATTGGCGGCTGAGAATGGCGTCAGCTGGTAGCGATCGCGCAATGCCACGAGGGTGGCGACGGTGAGGTGTGCGCCGGCGGATTCGCCCCCGATGGCCAGAACGGAACGGTCAAACTCCGAGCCGCCTTCGCCGACGAGCCACAAGGCCGCGGTCAGGCAATCGTCGATGGCGGCAGGAAAGGGGTGTTCGGGAGCAAGACGGTAGTCGACCGACACAGCAGAAAAGCCGGTTACTTCGACCAGGCGCCGCAAACGCAGATCGTTCTCGCGCGCCGTTCCCATCACCCATCCACCGCCGTGAAAATGCAGATAGGTTCCGCGTGGAGCGCGTGTCAGCGGATGCAGGATGCGCAGGCCGATCGGATGTCCGTCATCGCCCACGATGGTCTGCTCGATGGCGTGGCGGTCGGGTGCCGGCAGTGGAAACGAGCCACGACCGGCAGCGCGCGCCTTCCTGATCTCCGGCAGGCTGAACGACCAGATGTCGGGTGCCGCAGCCAGCCGGGACAGGATGCTTTCGTTGAGCTCCCGGATTTCCCCGTCGATATTTTCGGGCGCGAAAATGTCGGGACCTGGCCAGTCGACTGAACTCATCACGCACGAACCTCTTCTCAAGACTGTCGTTTTGCCCGTCCTGCACCATATGGGTGCAGTCCAGGATGGCAATGGGCGCGTCGACGAGGAGATATGCAGTTGAGGATCATCATCGGACTTTTTGGGCTCGCCTTCGGGTTGCTGATCGTTTGGGCGAGCCTGACGGGCGATTTCTGGGCAACCGGCAGCTTCCTGACGTCTGATCCCTGGGGGATCGTGTCTTTGGTGGATCTCTATCTCGGCCTTTTTCTGTTCGTCGTGATCATCGCGCTCGTCGAGCGGAGGCCTCTCGCCGTCCTGTTGTGGTGCCTGCCGCTGCCATTTCTCGGCAATCTCTGGACCGCGCTCTGGTTCGTCGTTCGTTGGCACAAGATCCGGGATTGGGCCGGGCATGCGGTTGCGTCCGTTCGTGGACAAGAGCAGAAAGCGCTTTGAACGCATAGCGTTCGCGTCTAGCATGAGCGTCCAGTGTCGGCGCCCGGGCGGAGGTCTAACCGAAGCGCCGTCGGGAGGGGCATTTGACTTCGAACACCACAATCATCATCGCCGATGACCATCCGCTGTTTCGCGGTGCGTTGCGGCAGGCGCTCAACGGATTGGGCGAGGCGGTCGAGATCGTCGAATCCGGTGATTTCGATGCAACGCGGCAAGCGGTCATCGACCATCCCGATGCGGACATCATGCTGCTCGATCTCGCCATGCCCGGCGTGAGCGGCCTTTCGGGCCTGATTTCCCTGCGCGCGGAATTCGTCAGCCTGCCGGTGGTCATCGTGTCGGCTTCGGACGATGGGGCAACGATCCGCCGGGTGCTTGATCTCGGTGCATCGGGATTCATCCCGAAATCCGCAAGCATCGACGATATTCGGGCCGCCGTGCGGGCCGTGCTGGATGGCGAAGTCTGGGTTCCCGCCTCGATCGACGTTGCGGAAGAAGCCGACACCGAGGTGCAGGATCTCATTCGCCGCCTGCAGACGCTCACGCCTCAGCAGAGCCGGGTACTCGGAATGCTGGCCGAGGGCTTGCTGAACAAGCAGATCGCCTACGAGCTCAGTGTGTCGGAAGCCACCATCAAGGCCCATGTGTCCGCTGTGCTGCAGAAGCTCGGTGTCGACAGCCGAACACAGGCGGTCATCCAGCTGTCGCGCATCGGCATGGGCGGGTTGAACGCCCTGCCGGAAAGCGCCTCGAGTCACTAATACGTCACTCCGCCGCCTGACGACGCGCAGCGGCGATCCTGGTCAGAAACGCGCGCAGTGCTGCAGGCCGAACCGGCTTGTTCTGGATGGCAATTCCTTCCGCATCCGCCATGGTGCGCACCTCCACCGTTCGGTCGGCGGTGACCATCAGCGCCGGCAGGTCGGCCGCAAAGTGCTTGCGCAGGCGAATGACCGCCCCGATGCCATCGCCGTCATCCAGATGATAATCGACGATCAGCGCGTCCGGCGCCGGATGCGTGGGTGAGAGCGCGTCGATATCGGCGATCGAATGCAACCCGGTGACAGAGCAGCCCCAGCCCGTGAGCAGGGTGATCATGCCTTCGGTGATGCGTTTTTCGTTGTCCAGCACGAGGACGCGGAGACCGCCGAGGCTCGTCATCGGCCGCATGTCGTGACCGCCGATCTTCTCCGCGATCGCCACGCGGCTTGCCTTTTCCATCGGAACGGTGACGCGGAAATCGGTGCCGCGCCCGGATACGGAGCTCAGGCTGACGCGGTGATTGAGCACGCGCGCCATGCGATCGACGATGGAAAGGCCGAGACCGAGGCCGCTGGCGGTCCGCATGCCTTCCTCGAGTCTCGCGAATTCCTTGAAAACGGTGCGGAATTTCGAGGACGGTATGCCGATGCCCGTATCGACCACCTGGATCTCAACATCCTTGCCCCGCCGCCGAGCCCCGACGACGACGCCACCGCTCTTGGTGTATTTGAGCGCGTTCGAGACAAGGTTCTGGATCAGGCGGCGCAAAAGGTTTGGGTCGGTGCGCACGACGAGCGATGTCTTCATGACCTTGAAGCGCAGGTTTCCTGCGGCGGCGACCGGCGCGAAGTCCGTTTCGATCCGGCGAAAGAGCTCATCGAGCGCGACGACGGAGAAACGCGGCTTCATCGCTCCGGTGTCGAGGCGGGAAATGTCCAGCACCGCGCCGAGGATCGATTCCACGGAATCGAGCGAGGAATCGATGTTGGTGGCAAGGTCGCGGTTCGCCGTGTCGTCGAGGCGTTCAACGAGTGCTGACGAATAGAGGCGGGCGGCATTGAGCGGCTGGAGAATGTCGTGGCCGGCTGCCGCGAGGAAGCGGGTCTTGCCGATATTGGCCTCTTCGGCCGTGGCGCGGGCTTCCGCGAGCTCTTCGTTCACCCGGGTCAACTCGAAGGTG from Georhizobium profundi includes these protein-coding regions:
- a CDS encoding response regulator transcription factor, encoding MTSNTTIIIADDHPLFRGALRQALNGLGEAVEIVESGDFDATRQAVIDHPDADIMLLDLAMPGVSGLSGLISLRAEFVSLPVVIVSASDDGATIRRVLDLGASGFIPKSASIDDIRAAVRAVLDGEVWVPASIDVAEEADTEVQDLIRRLQTLTPQQSRVLGMLAEGLLNKQIAYELSVSEATIKAHVSAVLQKLGVDSRTQAVIQLSRIGMGGLNALPESASSH
- a CDS encoding quinone-dependent dihydroorotate dehydrogenase, producing the protein MSFTADIGRQLLFLLQPETAHGLAIRALSAGLVPAPPPVRDKRLETRVANLILPNPIGMAAGFDKDAEVPNALLQLGFGFVEIGTVTPKPQAGNPQPRIFRLPEDEAVINRLGFNNRGHEAALARLKKRSRRAGIVGVNIGANKDSDDRVADYAAGIKTFATVADYFTINVSSPNTPGLRDLQARESLAELLKSVTAAREAAASITGKRLSVFLKIAPDLDEAALDDVAEMALAHAIEGVIVSNTTLSRAGLTNSDKARETGGLSGRPLFERSTIMLARLRRRVGTSLVLIGVGGVDSAEAALTKIKAGADLVQLYTGLIYRGPAIAHDITKGLVDRLDADGVAVIADYRDTEVDAWADLALTA
- a CDS encoding alpha/beta hydrolase, whose product is MSSVDWPGPDIFAPENIDGEIRELNESILSRLAAAPDIWSFSLPEIRKARAAGRGSFPLPAPDRHAIEQTIVGDDGHPIGLRILHPLTRAPRGTYLHFHGGGWVMGTARENDLRLRRLVEVTGFSAVSVDYRLAPEHPFPAAIDDCLTAALWLVGEGGSEFDRSVLAIGGESAGAHLTVATLVALRDRYQLTPFSAANLTAGCFDLSLTPSVRNWGSDKLILNTRDVEKFVENFVPATIDRRDPAVSPLFADLADMPPALFSCGTADLLIDDTLFMAARWLAAGNTAEIDIAPGGCHVFQSFETKLAEASRERIETFLNSRIDAALAT
- a CDS encoding DUF952 domain-containing protein, whose product is MTAPIYKIAPRPLWEAAEAAGQFVGAPIDLIDGYIHFSTADQVRETAAKHFQGQDDLVLVAIDSEQLGDHLVYEPSRGGQLFPHLYTPLELSAVLWVKPLPLNADGSHNFPALDA